From Orenia marismortui DSM 5156, one genomic window encodes:
- the gltA gene encoding NADPH-dependent glutamate synthase encodes MSKETKKTKMPEQNPKERISNFDEVTLGYSAKDAINEAKRCLQCKNPLCMQGCPVEIDIPDFIALVAEGKFAEAAQKIKEKNNLPAICGRVCPQEEQCEQKCIVGIKNEPVAIGRLERFVADYVRDTEVIEGVMKQEKGKVAIVGAGPAGLTAAADLAKVGYQVTIFEAFHEAGGVLTYGIPEFRLPKEIVKDEVDKIKQLGVEIKLNHVIGKIKGVDELFKDGYDAVFVGTGAGLPRFLGLEGENLNGVYSANEFLTRVNLMKAYRFPEYKTPVYVGKRVAVIGAGNVAMDAARTALRLGAEESMIVYRRAREQMPARAEEIHHAEAEGIKFKLLNNPTKILGDENGFVTGMECIKMELGEPDDSGRRRPVPIEDSEWVMDVDTVIMAIGQSPNPILLKDSPEIETTDWGTIVADDRTGKTSKEGVFAGGDTVTGAATVIQAMGAGKRAARAIDEYIQGSK; translated from the coding sequence GTGTCAAAAGAAACTAAAAAGACAAAGATGCCAGAACAGAATCCTAAGGAGCGGATTAGTAATTTTGATGAAGTAACTTTAGGTTATTCAGCTAAAGATGCGATAAATGAAGCCAAACGTTGTTTGCAATGTAAGAATCCTCTTTGTATGCAGGGGTGTCCAGTAGAGATTGATATTCCAGATTTTATTGCTTTGGTAGCAGAAGGTAAGTTTGCAGAAGCTGCTCAAAAGATTAAGGAGAAGAATAATTTACCTGCAATCTGTGGACGAGTCTGCCCTCAAGAGGAGCAATGTGAGCAGAAATGTATAGTAGGAATTAAGAATGAGCCAGTGGCAATTGGACGTTTAGAGAGGTTTGTGGCTGATTATGTTAGAGATACAGAGGTTATAGAAGGGGTTATGAAGCAAGAAAAGGGTAAAGTAGCTATAGTAGGTGCTGGTCCAGCTGGGCTTACAGCGGCAGCAGATTTGGCTAAGGTCGGTTACCAAGTAACTATCTTTGAAGCCTTTCATGAAGCAGGAGGAGTACTAACATATGGTATTCCAGAATTTAGATTACCTAAAGAAATTGTTAAAGATGAGGTAGATAAGATTAAGCAGTTAGGGGTAGAAATAAAACTAAACCATGTTATTGGTAAGATTAAGGGAGTAGATGAGTTATTTAAAGATGGTTATGATGCGGTGTTTGTAGGGACTGGAGCTGGACTTCCTCGCTTTTTAGGTCTTGAAGGTGAGAACTTGAATGGAGTTTATTCAGCTAACGAATTCTTAACTAGAGTTAATTTAATGAAGGCTTATCGTTTTCCAGAATATAAGACTCCTGTTTATGTAGGTAAACGGGTAGCGGTTATAGGTGCAGGAAATGTAGCTATGGATGCTGCCAGAACTGCGTTAAGGTTAGGCGCTGAAGAGTCTATGATTGTTTATCGACGAGCTAGAGAACAGATGCCTGCTAGAGCCGAAGAAATTCATCATGCAGAAGCGGAGGGTATTAAGTTTAAATTACTTAATAACCCAACTAAAATTTTGGGGGATGAGAATGGTTTTGTAACAGGTATGGAATGTATTAAGATGGAATTAGGTGAACCTGATGATTCAGGTAGAAGAAGACCGGTTCCAATTGAAGATTCAGAATGGGTGATGGATGTAGACACTGTAATTATGGCTATTGGACAGAGTCCAAATCCAATTTTATTAAAAGATAGTCCAGAAATAGAAACTACAGATTGGGGTACAATTGTAGCTGATGATAGGACAGGAAAGACTAGTAAAGAAGGTGTCTTTGCTGGTGGAGATACAGTTACAGGAGCAGCTACAGTAATTCAAGCTATGGGCGCTGGTAAGAGAGCTGCCAGAGCAATTGATGAGTATATTCAAGGTAGTAAGTAG
- a CDS encoding glycyl-radical enzyme activating protein, producing MSEGLVTRIERYAAYDGPGIRTVVFLKGCPLRCQWCSSPETQHKEQELYYDGELVGKYMNVEEVFLEIKEDITFYNQSGGGVTLSGGEVLLQPRFTADILKRCQEEYIHTAIETSGYGSWDNFEEILEFTDLVLFDLKHLDTKEHLEVTGVENTWIIDNLNRAAKLDKEIIIRIPIIPGINDSKNNIIKTADLAEKLGIKEIHLLPYHSLGREKYNKLGRRYLLGDLESPSDERMNYLKELVENKGLMVQIGG from the coding sequence ATGTCTGAAGGTTTAGTTACTAGAATAGAAAGGTATGCAGCTTATGATGGGCCAGGTATTAGAACAGTAGTCTTTCTTAAAGGGTGTCCACTTAGATGTCAATGGTGTAGTAGTCCTGAAACCCAACATAAAGAACAGGAACTCTATTATGATGGAGAGTTAGTAGGTAAATATATGAATGTTGAGGAAGTATTTTTAGAGATTAAAGAGGATATAACTTTTTATAATCAATCTGGGGGAGGGGTTACACTATCGGGGGGAGAGGTTTTATTACAGCCTAGATTTACTGCAGATATTTTAAAAAGATGTCAAGAAGAATATATTCATACTGCTATTGAAACCTCTGGATATGGAAGTTGGGATAATTTCGAGGAAATTTTAGAATTTACAGATTTAGTATTATTTGATCTTAAGCATTTAGACACTAAGGAACACTTAGAAGTAACAGGAGTTGAAAATACTTGGATAATAGATAATTTAAATAGAGCTGCTAAATTAGATAAAGAGATTATTATCAGGATTCCTATAATTCCAGGAATTAATGATAGTAAAAATAATATAATTAAAACTGCTGATTTGGCAGAAAAGCTGGGAATAAAAGAGATTCACCTTCTTCCTTATCATAGTTTGGGGAGGGAAAAGTATAATAAATTGGGACGTAGATACTTGTTAGGAGATTTAGAAAGTCCTAGTGATGAGCGAATGAATTATTTGAAGGAGTTAGTAGAGAATAAAGGATTAATGGTTCAAATTGGAGGCTAA
- a CDS encoding glycyl radical protein: MKDKVYEIQSSRVERLRESVLSKTPGVCIERARYITEAYEENEAAPIYLKRAKAVEKTLESMSIYIKDGELVVGNQASDERTAPIFPEYAVEWMENEIEAEGNFDKRAGDNFHLPKEHIDELLELVQYWKGKTLHAKCYELLPEEVKKASKAKVIHGEGNMTSGDGHIVPDFEKVLNRGLEGVIEEAKIELENLNLGELDAIRKKAFWEGVILTNESIIKFAKRYSQLAKKQAEEVDDLTRKEELIKIAEICDRVPAKAPRNFYEAVQAIWFIHLVIQIESNGHSASLGRVDQYLYPFYKKDIEQGAITKDFAKELLECLWVKLFSIIKLRPTSHAGYGAGYPTYQNVTIGGQNAQGKDETNELTYLILESVAEMKLTQPNLSVRVHANSPERLLREAAQVIKTGYGMPALHNDEIIIPSLLDKGVSYEDAYGYTMVGCVEVAVPGKWGYRCTGMTFTNLIKALELTLNDGVDPRTGYELFRGQGRLQDFQSFEDFWKAWEAHIAYYTKLSVVVDHIADAQLEEFPDMLCSSLVNDCIKRGKTAKEGGAVYDMVSGLQVGIANVANSMAAIKKYIFEEKSLKAEELMEALANNFAGDKGKFIQKILLDAPKYGNGHDYVDQLAVDAYKTYMNEINNYKNTRYGRGPIGGNYYMSTSGISSNVPMGTVTGATPDGREAEKPTAEGASPTQGTDMKGPTGVLNSVTKFPTIMMTGGQLLNQKFPPELLEGEDRFDRFVSFIKAFINLKAWHVQFNIVSGETLRAAQQNPEEYRDLIVRVAGYCAQFVTLDKKTQDDIISRTEQKF; this comes from the coding sequence ATGAAAGATAAAGTTTATGAAATTCAGAGTTCTAGGGTAGAAAGATTAAGGGAAAGTGTTCTCTCTAAAACTCCAGGAGTTTGTATTGAAAGAGCTAGATATATCACAGAAGCTTATGAAGAAAATGAAGCTGCACCTATTTATTTAAAGCGAGCTAAAGCAGTAGAGAAAACTTTAGAGAGTATGAGTATTTATATTAAAGATGGGGAATTAGTAGTTGGGAATCAGGCTTCTGATGAGAGAACAGCTCCTATCTTTCCAGAGTATGCTGTAGAGTGGATGGAGAATGAAATAGAGGCAGAGGGTAATTTCGATAAAAGAGCAGGTGACAACTTCCATTTGCCCAAGGAGCATATTGATGAGTTATTAGAACTTGTTCAATACTGGAAAGGTAAGACTTTACATGCTAAATGTTATGAGTTGTTACCAGAAGAGGTTAAAAAGGCTTCTAAAGCAAAAGTTATTCATGGTGAAGGAAACATGACTTCTGGTGATGGTCATATTGTTCCAGACTTTGAGAAGGTTTTAAATAGAGGTCTTGAAGGTGTAATTGAAGAGGCTAAAATAGAACTTGAAAATCTTAATCTAGGTGAGCTTGATGCTATTAGAAAGAAAGCTTTCTGGGAAGGTGTTATTTTAACTAATGAAAGTATTATAAAGTTTGCAAAAAGATATTCCCAATTAGCTAAAAAGCAGGCAGAAGAAGTGGATGACTTGACAAGAAAAGAAGAACTAATAAAGATTGCTGAGATTTGTGATCGAGTTCCAGCTAAAGCTCCTCGCAATTTCTATGAAGCAGTGCAGGCGATTTGGTTTATACACTTGGTTATTCAGATTGAAAGTAATGGTCATTCAGCTTCTTTAGGTAGAGTAGATCAATATTTATATCCTTTTTATAAAAAGGATATTGAACAAGGAGCTATTACTAAAGATTTCGCAAAAGAGTTACTAGAATGTCTATGGGTAAAACTATTTTCTATTATTAAGCTAAGACCTACTTCACATGCAGGTTATGGAGCAGGTTATCCGACCTATCAAAATGTAACTATTGGTGGACAGAATGCACAAGGAAAAGATGAAACAAATGAATTGACTTATTTGATTTTAGAGAGTGTTGCTGAGATGAAGCTTACTCAACCTAACCTATCTGTTAGAGTGCATGCTAATAGTCCAGAAAGATTATTGCGTGAGGCTGCACAAGTTATTAAGACTGGTTATGGAATGCCGGCTTTGCATAATGACGAGATTATCATTCCTTCTTTGCTGGATAAGGGAGTAAGCTATGAAGATGCATATGGTTATACAATGGTAGGATGTGTAGAAGTAGCTGTACCTGGTAAGTGGGGCTATAGATGTACTGGTATGACTTTTACTAATTTGATCAAAGCTTTAGAGTTAACCTTAAATGATGGAGTTGACCCAAGAACAGGTTATGAATTATTTAGAGGTCAAGGAAGATTGCAAGATTTCCAAAGTTTTGAGGACTTTTGGAAGGCTTGGGAGGCTCATATCGCTTATTATACAAAATTATCGGTAGTTGTTGACCATATAGCAGATGCTCAGCTTGAAGAGTTTCCAGATATGCTATGTTCTTCATTAGTAAATGATTGTATTAAGCGAGGTAAGACTGCTAAAGAAGGTGGAGCAGTTTATGATATGGTCAGTGGCTTACAGGTAGGTATTGCTAATGTAGCTAATTCCATGGCAGCTATTAAGAAGTATATCTTTGAAGAAAAGTCTTTAAAAGCCGAAGAGTTAATGGAGGCTTTAGCTAATAATTTTGCAGGGGATAAAGGTAAATTTATTCAAAAAATCCTACTTGATGCTCCTAAATATGGTAATGGTCATGATTATGTAGATCAGCTAGCAGTAGATGCTTATAAGACTTATATGAATGAGATTAATAACTATAAAAATACTAGGTATGGTCGAGGCCCTATCGGTGGTAATTATTATATGTCGACCTCTGGAATCTCTTCTAATGTACCAATGGGAACAGTAACTGGTGCTACTCCTGATGGTCGTGAAGCTGAAAAGCCTACTGCAGAAGGTGCTTCCCCTACCCAAGGAACAGATATGAAAGGGCCAACTGGAGTTTTGAATTCTGTGACTAAATTCCCTACAATAATGATGACTGGTGGTCAATTGCTTAATCAAAAGTTTCCTCCTGAATTATTAGAAGGCGAAGATAGGTTTGATAGATTTGTATCTTTTATCAAAGCTTTTATCAATTTGAAAGCTTGGCATGTACAATTTAATATTGTATCTGGAGAGACACTTAGAGCAGCTCAACAGAATCCAGAAGAATATAGAGATTTAATAGTTAGAGTAGCAGGTTATTGTGCTCAATTTGTAACTTTAGATAAGAAGACACAAGATGATATTATCTCTAGAACAGAGCAGAAGTTTTAA
- a CDS encoding fructose-6-phosphate aldolase gives MKLLLDTANLEEIKKLGDLYPIDGVTTNPSIIAKEGRGFIPLLQEIRAIIGEDKMLHAQVLSTSAEEMVEEAEFLNDKIGGKLYIKIPVIPQGIKAMKILKEKEIKITATAVFTAQQALMAARAGAHFVAPYVNRLDNIAADGINTVKEIINLFGIYNCETQVLAASFKNVNQIHQSTLAGSHAITANPDLIDKLIYHPMTELGVEGFIADWEETYGKGKKVNNL, from the coding sequence ATGAAGCTTTTATTAGATACTGCAAATTTAGAAGAGATTAAAAAACTTGGTGATTTATATCCAATTGATGGAGTAACAACTAATCCATCAATCATTGCCAAAGAGGGAAGAGGTTTTATTCCATTATTGCAAGAGATAAGAGCAATAATTGGTGAAGATAAGATGTTACATGCTCAAGTATTAAGTACTAGTGCAGAAGAAATGGTGGAAGAAGCAGAGTTTTTAAATGATAAGATAGGTGGAAAGTTATATATTAAAATTCCTGTTATTCCACAAGGAATTAAAGCTATGAAGATTCTGAAGGAGAAAGAAATTAAGATAACAGCTACAGCGGTTTTTACAGCACAGCAGGCATTAATGGCAGCTAGAGCTGGAGCACATTTTGTAGCTCCTTATGTTAATCGCTTAGATAATATTGCTGCTGATGGTATTAATACTGTCAAGGAGATTATTAACTTATTTGGGATTTATAATTGTGAAACTCAAGTATTAGCTGCTAGTTTCAAAAATGTAAACCAAATTCACCAGTCTACTTTAGCTGGAAGCCATGCTATTACAGCAAATCCTGATCTTATTGATAAATTGATCTATCATCCAATGACTGAATTAGGAGTAGAAGGCTTTATTGCAGATTGGGAAGAAACTTATGGTAAAGGTAAGAAGGTTAATAATCTATAA